One Eubalaena glacialis isolate mEubGla1 chromosome 11, mEubGla1.1.hap2.+ XY, whole genome shotgun sequence DNA segment encodes these proteins:
- the LOC133100553 gene encoding small ribosomal subunit protein uS5-like, which produces MADDAGAAEGLGGPGGPGGPGMGGRGGFRGGFGSGVRGRGRGRGRGRGRGRGARGGKAKDKEWLPVTKLGRLVKDMKIKSLEEIYLFSLPIKESEIIDFFLGASLKDEVLKIMPVQKQTRAGQRTRFKAFVAIGDDNVHVGLGVKCSKEVATAIRGAIILAKLSIVPVRRGYWGNKIGKPHTVPCKVTGRCGSVLVHLIPAPRGTGIVSAPVPKKLLMMAGIDDCYTSARGCTAMLGNFAKATFDAISKTYSYLTPDLWKETVFTTSPYQEFTHHLVKTHTRVSVQRTQAPAVATT; this is translated from the coding sequence ATGGCGGATGATGCCGGTGCTGCGGAAGGGCTCGGAGGCCCCGGAGGCCCCGGGGGCCCTGGCATGGGAGGCCGTGGTGGCTTCCGCGGAGGCTTCGGCAGCGGCGtacggggccggggccggggtcgCGGTCGGGGCCGGGGCCGAGGCCGCGGAGCTCGCGGAGGCAAGGCCAAGGACAAGGAGTGGCTCCCCGTCACCAAGCTGGGCCGCTTGGTCAAGGACATGAAGATCAAGTCCCTGGAGGAGATCTATCTCTTTTCTTTGCCCATCAAGGAATCTGAGATCATTGACTTTTTCTTGGGGGCATCTCTCAAGGACGAGGTTTTGAAGATCATGCCTGTGCAAAAGCAGACCCGTGCTGGCCAGCGGACCAGGTTCAAGGCGTTTGTCGCCATCGGGGATGACAACGTACATGTTGGTTTGGGTGTGAAGTGCTCTAAGGAGGTAGCCACTGCCATCCGTGGGGCCATCATTCTGGCCAAGCTCTCCATCGTCCCCGTGCGACGAGGCTACTGGGGGAACAAGATTGGCAAGCCCCATACCGTCCCTTGCAAGGTGACTGGCCGCTGTGGCTCTGTGCTGGTGCACCTcatccctgcccccaggggcACTGGCATCGTCTCAGCCCCTGTGCCCAAGAAGCTACTGATGATGGCTGGAATTGACGACTGCTACACCTCTGCTAGGGGCTGCACTGCAATGCTGGGCAACTTCGCCAAGGCCACTTTTGATGCCATTTCCAAGACCTACAGTTATCTCACTCCTGATCTCTGGAAAGAGACAGTGTTCACCACGTCTCCGTATCAGGAATTCACTCACCATCTTGTGAAGACCCACACCAGGGTTTCCGTGCAGAGGACCCAGGCTCCAGCTGTAGCCACCACATAG